One genomic window of Desulfuromonas acetoxidans DSM 684 includes the following:
- the dprA gene encoding DNA-processing protein DprA, with product MTPQEIFWLRLHLTAGLGRQRLIQLIHHYGSAEAALAVSPQHWAEHAQVKSKSLGTPPEAQDPTFQKAVTRLDQLNVRLTSLWDDDYPQALRHISDPPALLYLRGQWPEKRTLALVGSRRCSPAGQRWTEKLAHTLSQHNLTIVSGLARGIDSAAHRGALKGPGSTIAVLGCGIDLIYPKENRHLFEQIGEKGIIVSEYPPGTAPKPGNFPGRNRIISGLSEGVVIIEAALQSGSLITADFALEQGRDVFAVPGPPYDSQVAGCLKLIHDGATLVCQPQDILDHFGLTEHNIAVEENEPTVPPLSNSQDMVLRKLGKTPRHLDKLATESGLTPMEVSAIVLHLELLGLAQSLPGGHYIRAFPS from the coding sequence ATGACTCCGCAAGAGATTTTTTGGTTACGTCTCCACCTGACTGCCGGACTGGGCCGACAACGCCTGATTCAACTGATCCATCATTACGGCAGCGCCGAAGCGGCTCTAGCCGTATCTCCGCAGCATTGGGCAGAGCATGCCCAAGTCAAAAGCAAGTCCCTCGGCACACCACCCGAGGCACAGGATCCAACCTTTCAAAAAGCGGTTACCCGCTTGGATCAATTGAATGTGCGGCTGACCAGCCTATGGGATGACGACTATCCTCAGGCATTACGTCATATCAGTGATCCACCTGCCCTGCTCTACCTGCGTGGGCAGTGGCCGGAAAAACGCACTCTGGCACTGGTCGGCTCGCGACGCTGCAGCCCAGCCGGTCAACGCTGGACGGAAAAACTTGCCCACACCCTTTCGCAACACAACCTGACTATTGTCAGCGGTCTGGCCCGCGGCATTGACAGTGCCGCCCACCGTGGCGCTTTAAAAGGGCCAGGCTCCACCATTGCCGTGCTCGGCTGCGGCATCGACCTGATTTACCCCAAAGAAAACCGCCATCTGTTTGAGCAGATCGGTGAAAAAGGTATCATTGTCTCCGAATACCCACCCGGCACCGCGCCAAAGCCCGGCAACTTTCCCGGTCGTAATCGCATCATCAGCGGCCTCAGCGAGGGAGTGGTGATTATCGAAGCCGCCTTGCAAAGTGGTTCGCTGATAACTGCGGACTTTGCCCTCGAGCAGGGGCGCGACGTGTTTGCCGTACCCGGCCCACCTTACGATTCCCAGGTTGCCGGGTGCCTGAAACTGATCCATGACGGCGCAACACTCGTCTGCCAACCACAGGATATCCTTGACCACTTTGGTCTTACAGAGCACAACATCGCCGTGGAGGAAAATGAACCTACCGTACCCCCATTGAGTAACAGCCAGGATATGGTGTTAAGAAAACTGGGTAAAACCCCGCGACATCTCGACAAATTGGCCACGGAAAGTGGCTTGACACCTATGGAGGTTTCGGCTATCGTGCTGCACTTGGAGCTTCTGGGCCTCGCTCAATCGCTGCCCGGAGGGCACTATATTCGGGCATTTCCATCCTGA
- a CDS encoding tetratricopeptide repeat protein, whose product MRRSLATIALCSLWLSYGCAPASSPQSSSFTRPLERQVQAQQQQIDSLTGLVTRLESQIDANQTLLNTIQQDIEQLKSRSQPAGTEAETASTPAGTTTAQPSATEIYRQAFADYTQERYADAEHGFSEFLRLYPENPFAATACFRLAQSQQAQGKTQQALSHFAEVVSHYSDDHKASEALYSMAVLLKKTNQPQHAQAALNRLIENYPDSAAAKKANAGLASLEE is encoded by the coding sequence ATGCGTCGTTCTCTTGCCACAATTGCCCTATGCTCCCTTTGGCTGAGTTATGGATGTGCTCCGGCGTCTTCTCCTCAGAGCAGTTCCTTCACCCGCCCTCTGGAGCGTCAGGTCCAGGCCCAGCAACAACAAATCGACAGCCTTACTGGGCTGGTCACTCGCCTGGAAAGCCAAATCGATGCCAACCAGACTCTGCTCAATACCATCCAACAGGATATTGAGCAACTGAAATCCCGATCGCAACCGGCAGGAACTGAGGCTGAAACCGCTTCGACCCCGGCAGGCACAACCACGGCACAACCTTCGGCCACGGAAATTTATCGCCAAGCCTTTGCCGATTATACCCAGGAACGTTACGCAGATGCGGAACACGGCTTCAGCGAATTTTTACGCCTCTATCCGGAAAACCCGTTTGCAGCAACAGCGTGCTTTCGACTGGCACAGTCACAGCAGGCTCAGGGAAAAACCCAGCAGGCGTTGAGCCATTTTGCGGAGGTGGTCAGTCATTACTCGGATGACCACAAAGCTTCTGAGGCATTATATAGTATGGCGGTGCTTCTAAAAAAAACCAACCAACCTCAGCACGCCCAGGCTGCGCTCAACCGTCTGATCGAAAATTACCCGGACAGTGCTGCAGCCAAGAAAGCTAATGCCGGACTGGCCAGCTTGGAAGAATAG
- a CDS encoding sodium-dependent transporter: protein MASTPAQRPQWGTRIGFVLAAAGSAVGLGNIWKFPYIAGQNGGGAFVLVYLVCIVLVGLPIMLAELMVGRHTKKDAIGAFIALEHKRSWWQTPGWISVSAAFIISSYYSVVAGWTLDYVYRALMGRFAGTDPAVVEGMFGTLIADGSRQMVWHFVFMALCLAIVISGVQKGIERWSKILMPILFLLLTLLFVNGMISPGARQGLEFMFSPDFNKLTPGSVLEALGHSFFTLSLGMAAMITYGSYLKREEDLFAAGLRVVILDTVIALMAGLAIFPIVFAVGMAPAAGPGLIFKTIPVVFSQIPGGAILAVFFFLLLSFAALTSNISLLEAQVAYLIDERGWGRKTATCTIAALAFTVGIPTALSYNVMADWTFIGNRSFFDSADLIASNYLLPIAGLLIAIYVGWFWGGDEEKEELMAGGAGWVYPVWHVLIRFVSPLAVAIVLYYKIDEAGLWAWLHGLLQ, encoded by the coding sequence ATGGCTTCAACACCGGCCCAGCGTCCCCAATGGGGCACCCGCATCGGTTTTGTCCTCGCCGCCGCCGGCAGCGCGGTCGGTCTCGGCAACATCTGGAAATTTCCCTACATCGCCGGACAAAATGGCGGTGGCGCATTTGTCCTGGTCTATCTGGTGTGCATCGTGCTGGTGGGATTGCCGATCATGTTGGCCGAGCTAATGGTGGGACGTCACACCAAAAAAGACGCCATCGGCGCGTTTATCGCCCTGGAGCACAAGCGCTCCTGGTGGCAGACACCGGGCTGGATCAGTGTCAGTGCCGCATTTATCATCAGCTCCTACTACTCGGTGGTGGCCGGTTGGACCCTCGACTACGTTTACCGTGCCCTGATGGGTCGCTTTGCCGGAACAGACCCAGCCGTGGTTGAAGGGATGTTCGGCACCCTGATCGCCGACGGCAGTCGCCAGATGGTGTGGCATTTTGTGTTCATGGCGCTGTGTCTGGCCATCGTCATCAGCGGCGTCCAGAAAGGGATTGAGCGCTGGAGCAAGATACTCATGCCGATCCTGTTCCTGCTGCTAACCCTGCTGTTCGTCAACGGTATGATCAGTCCCGGTGCCCGTCAGGGTCTCGAATTCATGTTCAGCCCGGACTTCAACAAGCTTACCCCCGGCTCAGTGCTCGAAGCCCTCGGCCATTCATTCTTCACTTTGTCACTGGGTATGGCGGCCATGATCACCTACGGCTCCTACCTGAAACGGGAGGAGGACCTGTTTGCTGCTGGACTGCGTGTGGTGATTCTCGATACAGTGATTGCCCTGATGGCCGGGCTAGCCATCTTTCCCATCGTCTTTGCCGTGGGCATGGCCCCGGCGGCCGGACCGGGTCTGATCTTCAAAACCATTCCGGTGGTGTTTTCACAAATCCCCGGCGGCGCGATCCTCGCGGTGTTTTTCTTTCTTCTGTTATCTTTTGCCGCTTTGACCAGCAACATCTCATTGCTCGAAGCCCAGGTCGCCTACCTGATTGACGAGCGCGGCTGGGGCCGTAAAACCGCCACCTGCACCATTGCCGCCCTTGCATTCACCGTCGGCATCCCCACAGCCCTGTCGTATAATGTCATGGCTGACTGGACCTTTATCGGAAACCGCTCGTTTTTTGATTCCGCCGACCTGATCGCCTCTAATTACCTGCTGCCGATTGCCGGCCTTCTGATCGCCATCTACGTCGGCTGGTTCTGGGGTGGTGATGAGGAAAAAGAGGAACTGATGGCTGGTGGCGCCGGTTGGGTGTATCCGGTGTGGCACGTGCTGATCCGCTTTGTATCACCCCTGGCCGTGGCCATTGTCCTCTACTACAAAATCGACGAAGCCGGTCTGTGGGCCTGGTTGCACGGTCTGTTGCAGTGA
- the trmFO gene encoding methylenetetrahydrofolate--tRNA-(uracil(54)-C(5))-methyltransferase (FADH(2)-oxidizing) TrmFO, protein MTKSVQTPQLTIIGGGLAGCEAAWQAAELGIDVCLLEMKPIQFSPAHHSEGLAELVCSNSLRGTGMNNAVGCLKEELRRANCLFMQAADATAVPAGGALAVDREAFSDWVGNKIAAHSHITLMREEVTTLPEQGPVIIASGPLTSPTLATQIAQITGEESLYFYDAIAPIITADSIDFSVAWRASRYDKGDADYVNCPMNKEQYQAFVAELIAADKVPAHNFEKMIHFEGCMPIEEMAERGEQTLAFGPMKPVGLPDPRTGKEPYAVIQLRQDNRHATSYNIVGFQTKLTYPEQRRIFRTIPGLEKAEFERLGSVHRNTFINAPRCLNGRLQLTSDPRLYFAGQITGVEGYVESAACGYLAGLIAASDLLGKTLPLPAAVTACGALLGHLRDSDPDHFQPQNVNYGLFPPLEGRKMKRALRRLAMADRALEAWEQWLQQLKGVFHDA, encoded by the coding sequence ATGACCAAATCCGTCCAAACTCCACAACTTACCATCATCGGCGGCGGTCTGGCTGGCTGCGAAGCCGCCTGGCAAGCTGCAGAACTCGGCATCGACGTGTGTCTGCTTGAGATGAAACCCATCCAGTTCTCCCCAGCACACCACAGTGAAGGGCTGGCCGAGCTGGTCTGCTCCAACAGCCTGCGCGGCACCGGTATGAACAATGCCGTCGGCTGCTTGAAAGAGGAACTGCGCCGCGCCAACTGCCTGTTCATGCAAGCGGCTGACGCCACTGCTGTCCCGGCCGGTGGTGCGCTGGCCGTGGATCGTGAAGCCTTCAGCGACTGGGTTGGTAACAAAATCGCCGCCCACTCGCACATCACTCTTATGCGCGAAGAGGTGACCACGCTCCCTGAGCAGGGTCCGGTTATCATTGCCAGCGGGCCGCTGACGTCACCCACCCTTGCCACACAAATTGCCCAAATCACCGGCGAAGAGAGCCTTTATTTCTACGATGCCATCGCCCCCATTATCACTGCGGATTCCATTGATTTTTCCGTGGCCTGGCGTGCGTCACGCTACGACAAGGGCGATGCCGACTACGTGAACTGCCCGATGAACAAGGAACAGTATCAGGCGTTTGTCGCCGAACTGATTGCGGCCGACAAGGTTCCGGCCCACAACTTCGAAAAGATGATCCACTTCGAAGGCTGCATGCCCATCGAGGAGATGGCCGAGCGCGGCGAACAGACCTTGGCCTTCGGACCGATGAAGCCGGTGGGCCTGCCCGATCCGCGCACCGGCAAGGAGCCCTATGCGGTGATCCAGCTGCGCCAAGACAACCGCCATGCCACCAGTTACAACATCGTCGGTTTCCAGACTAAACTCACTTACCCAGAGCAGCGACGTATCTTCCGGACCATTCCGGGCCTGGAAAAGGCCGAATTCGAACGCCTCGGCAGTGTCCACCGTAATACCTTTATCAATGCGCCACGTTGCCTCAACGGTCGCCTGCAACTGACCAGCGATCCCCGCCTCTATTTTGCCGGACAAATCACCGGCGTTGAAGGCTATGTCGAATCCGCAGCCTGCGGCTATCTCGCTGGACTGATTGCCGCCAGCGACCTGCTTGGCAAAACTCTGCCGCTACCAGCAGCAGTAACAGCCTGCGGCGCGCTGCTGGGACACTTGCGCGACAGCGATCCGGACCATTTTCAACCACAGAACGTTAACTACGGGTTGTTCCCGCCATTAGAGGGACGCAAGATGAAACGGGCTCTGCGTCGTCTGGCTATGGCCGACCGCGCTCTGGAGGCCTGGGAACAGTGGCTTCAACAGCTCAAAGGAGTGTTCCATGACGCCTGA
- a CDS encoding YggS family pyridoxal phosphate-dependent enzyme, with translation MSVEIAHNLETIQQRITAACLRCGRDPQDIQLIAVSKKKPVELIEAALSAGQTLFGESYVQEFIDKHQVVTGPVRWHFIGALQSNKVKYLAGKTELIHSVDRLSLAKEINKQWGKADDVARILVQVNVGDEASKAGVPVDKAEELVRQLSELPHLHVEGLMALPPYADNLEQVRPWFRLLRELAEKIDTLNLPNVSMATLSMGMSHDFEIAIEEGATLIRVGTAIFGARE, from the coding sequence ATGTCTGTTGAAATTGCCCATAATCTTGAAACGATTCAGCAGCGCATCACGGCAGCCTGCCTCCGCTGCGGCCGTGATCCACAGGATATTCAGCTGATTGCCGTATCGAAGAAAAAACCAGTCGAACTGATTGAAGCGGCTCTGAGCGCCGGGCAGACGCTGTTTGGCGAAAGCTATGTTCAGGAATTTATCGACAAACACCAGGTGGTCACTGGCCCGGTGCGCTGGCATTTCATTGGTGCGCTACAGAGCAACAAAGTGAAGTATCTGGCCGGAAAAACCGAATTGATCCATTCGGTAGACCGTTTGTCACTGGCCAAAGAGATCAACAAACAATGGGGCAAAGCCGATGATGTCGCCCGCATTCTGGTTCAGGTCAATGTCGGCGATGAAGCGAGCAAAGCCGGCGTCCCTGTCGATAAGGCCGAGGAACTGGTGCGGCAACTGTCTGAGCTGCCCCATCTGCATGTGGAAGGACTGATGGCTCTGCCGCCGTATGCCGACAACCTGGAACAGGTACGCCCCTGGTTCCGCTTGCTGCGGGAGTTGGCTGAAAAGATTGACACACTCAACCTGCCGAATGTCAGCATGGCCACGCTGTCCATGGGCATGAGTCACGACTTTGAAATTGCCATTGAAGAAGGCGCCACTCTAATCCGGGTCGGCACCGCCATCTTTGGCGCGAGGGAGTAG
- a CDS encoding HAD-IA family hydrolase, protein MGLVARSVAVMKEIDGFFFDLDGTLVDSARDLAAAVNRLRVHLDLEPIAEQLALSYVGDGATRLVQRALPEGMYQHEHRATFLQLYAEHLLDHSCIYPGIEEFLARHQDKVLAVVSNKPYTLAVDLLRGLGLLEPFALVLGGDSLAEKKPHPLPLAHAMATLDVSPSRAVMIGDHHTDLYCAQAAGVASCFCQYGFGIAAEAPYTWSVQQPHDLLTLFL, encoded by the coding sequence GTGGGCCTGGTTGCACGGTCTGTTGCAGTGATGAAGGAGATCGACGGATTTTTCTTCGACCTGGACGGCACTCTGGTTGATTCAGCGCGCGATCTGGCGGCGGCGGTCAATCGGTTACGCGTCCATCTGGATCTAGAACCAATCGCTGAACAGCTCGCCCTGAGTTATGTCGGTGACGGCGCCACCCGTCTGGTGCAGCGTGCCCTGCCCGAGGGCATGTACCAGCACGAACATCGCGCCACATTTTTACAACTCTACGCCGAACATCTGCTCGATCACAGCTGCATCTATCCAGGCATTGAAGAATTTCTCGCTCGTCACCAGGATAAAGTGCTGGCCGTCGTCTCCAACAAACCCTACACGCTGGCCGTGGATCTGCTGCGCGGTTTGGGCCTGCTGGAGCCATTTGCCCTGGTACTCGGCGGCGACAGCCTCGCTGAAAAAAAGCCCCATCCGTTGCCACTGGCCCATGCCATGGCAACTCTGGATGTCTCCCCCTCCAGAGCCGTGATGATCGGCGACCATCACACCGACCTCTATTGCGCCCAAGCTGCCGGAGTGGCAAGCTGCTTCTGTCAATATGGTTTCGGCATCGCCGCTGAAGCGCCCTACACCTGGAGTGTCCAGCAGCCACACGATCTGCTGACGCTGTTCCTATGA
- a CDS encoding Maf family protein — protein sequence MTPDTSNIVLASASPRRRELLAGLGIDFQVVPSQIDEDRLEGESAEEFVRRLSRDKALDVANRSDIDGRWFIGSDTIVVCDQQILGKPTDHDDARRMLQMLSGRSHQVMSAYTIHDRETEEDIVRCEITEVWFRPLTGREIEGYIASGEPADKAGSYAIQGLGAFMVTAIHGSYTSVVGLPLSQIISDLIQLGAVALFADDTSA from the coding sequence ATGACGCCTGACACGTCCAATATCGTATTGGCCTCTGCTTCACCACGCCGCCGGGAACTGCTCGCCGGTCTTGGCATCGATTTTCAGGTGGTGCCGAGCCAGATTGACGAGGACCGTCTTGAAGGCGAATCCGCCGAAGAGTTTGTCCGCCGCCTCAGCCGCGACAAAGCCCTCGACGTCGCCAACCGCAGCGACATTGACGGCCGCTGGTTTATCGGCAGTGATACCATTGTCGTCTGTGATCAACAGATCCTCGGTAAACCCACCGACCATGACGACGCCCGGCGCATGTTACAGATGCTGTCGGGACGCAGCCACCAGGTGATGTCGGCGTATACCATTCACGACCGTGAAACCGAGGAAGACATTGTACGCTGCGAGATCACCGAGGTCTGGTTCCGGCCATTGACAGGCCGGGAGATTGAGGGGTACATTGCCAGTGGTGAACCGGCAGACAAAGCCGGTTCCTATGCCATTCAGGGGCTGGGTGCCTTTATGGTCACTGCTATCCACGGCAGTTATACCAGTGTCGTCGGTTTGCCCCTGTCTCAAATTATCAGCGATCTGATTCAACTTGGTGCCGTGGCGCTGTTTGCCGACGACACCTCAGCCTGA
- the topA gene encoding type I DNA topoisomerase — MARSLVIVESPAKSKTIEKFLGKDYKVLASYGHIRALPSKQGSVDVEGGFVPKYHILPESQKHIELLTKEVAKCEELLLATDLDREGEAIAWHLLEALGIDENSDKPKVKRVTFHEITKPAILKAVAEPHHISRDLVNAQQARVILDYLVGFTLSPFLWKKIRYGLSAGRVQSVALRLVCEREKEIQAFESREYWSIEAQLANNSGASFEAKLNAIDGKRLDKFHIENQQAAEQLVKEISALPLQVAKVTSKEKKRSPAAPFTTSTLQQEASRKLGFSARKTMTVAQKLYEGIDIGQGAVGLITYMRTDSVALSEQATSEARDVITSIYGEQYALTKPRVYKSRAKNAQEAHEAIRPTSIANHPEKIKAALNSDQYKLYRLIWMRTVASQMAQAILDATTVDITTQGGAVQHNFRANGQVIRFPGFMKLYIEGTDEGNEPEEQDGMLPPLQEQESVASKEITPNQHFTQPPPRYTEASLVKILEEYGIGRPSTYASIMNTLVTRKYVRLEKRAFHAEDVGMVVNDLLSNHFTKYVDYDFTANFEEELDAVSRGEKQWKPLLKEYWEPFVTLLKQKEQEISKADLTTEKTDKICPECGKELVIKLGRSGKFLACSGFPDCRHTEPLEGGDQEEPEVSEEKCDKCGAPMLIKMGRYGKFLACSAYPDCKNIQPLVKPKALGITCPQCKEGELMEKKSRYGKIFYSCNRYPKCKYALWDQPMEKPCPKCGFELTVEKTTKRYGTVHKCPQENCDWEVTVIPPEKKPTKAAAKKKTTAKKAPAKKAPAKKTTAKKTTTTAKKKAPAKKTTKKDT, encoded by the coding sequence ATGGCACGTTCACTGGTTATCGTCGAATCACCCGCAAAATCAAAAACCATCGAGAAATTCCTCGGCAAGGATTACAAAGTACTGGCGTCCTACGGCCACATCCGCGCTCTGCCCAGCAAACAGGGATCCGTCGATGTCGAGGGCGGCTTCGTGCCCAAATACCATATCCTGCCCGAGAGTCAGAAACACATCGAACTGCTGACCAAAGAAGTGGCCAAATGTGAAGAACTGCTCCTCGCCACTGACCTCGACCGTGAGGGAGAAGCCATCGCCTGGCATCTGCTTGAGGCGTTGGGGATTGACGAAAACAGCGACAAACCCAAAGTGAAGCGAGTAACGTTCCACGAAATCACCAAGCCAGCCATTCTTAAGGCCGTGGCCGAGCCACATCACATCTCTCGTGATCTGGTCAATGCCCAACAGGCGCGGGTGATCCTCGACTATCTGGTCGGCTTTACTTTGTCACCGTTTTTATGGAAAAAAATCCGCTACGGCCTGTCCGCCGGTCGCGTCCAGTCGGTGGCTCTGCGCCTGGTCTGCGAGCGGGAAAAAGAGATTCAGGCGTTTGAATCGCGTGAATACTGGAGTATCGAAGCACAGCTTGCCAACAATAGTGGAGCATCCTTCGAAGCAAAACTCAATGCCATCGACGGCAAAAGACTCGACAAATTTCATATTGAAAATCAGCAAGCGGCTGAACAACTTGTCAAAGAGATCAGTGCTCTGCCGCTGCAGGTCGCCAAAGTCACCAGCAAGGAAAAAAAACGCTCTCCGGCCGCTCCTTTCACCACCAGTACCCTGCAGCAGGAAGCCAGCCGCAAGCTGGGCTTTTCGGCGCGCAAGACCATGACCGTCGCCCAGAAACTGTATGAAGGGATTGATATCGGGCAGGGTGCCGTTGGTCTGATCACCTACATGCGTACCGACTCCGTGGCCCTGTCGGAACAGGCCACAAGCGAAGCGCGTGACGTGATCACCTCGATCTATGGCGAGCAATATGCCCTGACCAAGCCACGTGTGTACAAAAGCCGCGCTAAAAATGCCCAGGAAGCCCATGAGGCTATCCGTCCAACATCGATCGCCAACCATCCGGAAAAAATCAAGGCAGCCCTCAACTCGGATCAGTACAAGCTCTACCGTCTGATCTGGATGCGCACCGTCGCTTCGCAGATGGCTCAGGCCATTCTCGACGCCACCACTGTAGACATCACCACCCAAGGCGGTGCCGTACAGCATAACTTCCGCGCCAATGGCCAGGTGATCCGCTTCCCCGGCTTTATGAAGCTGTATATCGAAGGCACCGATGAAGGCAATGAGCCGGAAGAGCAGGACGGTATGCTGCCCCCCCTGCAGGAGCAGGAGAGTGTCGCGAGCAAAGAGATCACGCCCAACCAGCACTTCACCCAGCCACCGCCACGCTACACCGAGGCGAGTCTGGTCAAAATTCTCGAAGAATACGGCATTGGCCGTCCGTCCACCTACGCGTCGATCATGAACACCTTGGTCACACGCAAATACGTCCGCCTGGAAAAACGCGCCTTCCACGCGGAAGATGTCGGCATGGTGGTCAATGATCTGCTGTCCAACCATTTCACCAAATACGTTGATTACGATTTTACCGCTAATTTCGAGGAAGAACTCGATGCGGTATCCCGTGGTGAAAAGCAGTGGAAACCACTGCTGAAAGAGTACTGGGAACCGTTTGTTACCTTGCTCAAACAAAAAGAGCAGGAAATTTCCAAAGCCGACCTAACCACCGAGAAGACCGATAAGATCTGCCCGGAGTGCGGCAAAGAACTGGTGATCAAACTGGGACGCTCCGGCAAATTTCTCGCCTGTAGCGGCTTCCCGGACTGCCGCCATACCGAACCTCTGGAAGGTGGCGATCAGGAGGAACCGGAAGTTTCCGAGGAGAAATGCGATAAATGCGGTGCGCCGATGCTGATCAAAATGGGCCGTTACGGCAAATTCCTCGCCTGCAGCGCCTACCCTGACTGCAAGAACATTCAGCCGCTGGTCAAACCCAAGGCACTGGGCATCACTTGCCCGCAATGCAAAGAGGGTGAGCTGATGGAGAAGAAGAGCCGCTACGGCAAAATCTTCTACTCCTGCAACCGTTATCCAAAATGCAAATATGCCTTGTGGGATCAGCCCATGGAAAAGCCCTGTCCCAAATGCGGCTTTGAGCTAACCGTGGAGAAAACCACCAAACGTTACGGCACGGTACACAAATGCCCGCAGGAAAATTGTGACTGGGAAGTGACGGTCATCCCGCCAGAGAAAAAACCAACCAAAGCGGCGGCAAAAAAGAAAACAACCGCCAAAAAGGCGCCCGCTAAAAAGGCACCGGCCAAAAAAACGACCGCTAAAAAAACCACGACAACCGCCAAAAAGAAGGCTCCGGCGAAAAAGACGACTAAAAAAGACACTTAA
- a CDS encoding DUF494 family protein, giving the protein MNERVLIIVGIIAQYFMNEHDFSSEREIVEELLSAGFKEEEINAAFSWMEKVTLQQPPETDQMLLSPPLIRVYAPQERQCLTREARGFLVKLRTAGILTSELEEEIILKACQNDGEVSTLDDVKSITILAMFASLQYDGSREIDCILEDDWNRLYH; this is encoded by the coding sequence TTGAACGAACGTGTGCTGATCATTGTGGGTATTATTGCCCAGTATTTTATGAACGAACACGATTTTTCCAGCGAGCGTGAAATTGTCGAGGAACTGCTGTCAGCAGGGTTCAAAGAGGAAGAGATCAACGCCGCTTTTTCGTGGATGGAAAAAGTCACCCTGCAGCAACCGCCCGAAACGGACCAGATGCTCCTGTCACCACCACTGATCCGCGTGTACGCCCCACAGGAAAGGCAATGCCTGACCCGTGAAGCACGAGGGTTCCTGGTCAAGTTACGCACCGCGGGAATCCTGACATCGGAGCTCGAAGAGGAGATCATCCTCAAAGCCTGCCAGAATGACGGGGAAGTAAGCACCCTGGACGATGTAAAATCGATCACCATTCTGGCCATGTTTGCCAGCCTTCAATATGATGGGTCCAGAGAGATCGACTGTATCCTTGAAGATGACTGGAACAGGCTTTATCACTGA
- a CDS encoding LysM peptidoglycan-binding domain-containing protein gives MNKLIILACLLLLPAVAIAQDNPRIYTIQKGDTLWGISKRFITDPWYWPNLWANNPFIRNPHLIYPGQKLAIYDGRIELLPEYPQDEPVVEEPTAEPLPEPVEEITFTTAGDLNSFISNDRLENVGRLVDTVDNRIMMTQGDTVFLQMSDEQAAIGNKYQIFKLADPVIHPQTGANLGFQIIYRGALQLTAAHEQVYSGTISKAVNEIERGDILLPVTEHSSTIVLKRAETPLEGCIIAANPEKMALGQRDIFYIDLGTTDGLEVGNMMTIVRPRQATELALQDRNIVLPDTLLGRALVVKTDAESSAAVILKSAEPIYRGDLVYTEME, from the coding sequence ATGAACAAACTGATAATTCTGGCCTGCCTGCTTTTGCTTCCGGCAGTTGCCATTGCTCAGGACAATCCCCGTATTTATACCATTCAGAAAGGGGACACCCTGTGGGGAATTTCTAAACGGTTCATCACTGACCCCTGGTACTGGCCGAACTTGTGGGCCAACAACCCGTTCATCCGCAATCCCCACCTGATCTATCCCGGGCAGAAACTGGCCATTTACGACGGACGGATTGAATTGCTGCCCGAATATCCTCAAGATGAACCCGTTGTTGAAGAGCCGACCGCTGAACCGTTGCCGGAGCCGGTGGAAGAGATCACCTTTACCACCGCCGGTGACTTGAACAGCTTCATCAGCAATGACCGCCTGGAAAATGTCGGTCGATTGGTGGACACCGTGGATAACCGCATCATGATGACCCAAGGGGACACCGTCTTTCTGCAAATGAGTGACGAGCAAGCGGCCATCGGCAACAAATACCAAATTTTTAAACTGGCCGATCCGGTGATCCACCCCCAGACCGGTGCCAACCTCGGCTTTCAAATTATTTACCGCGGTGCGCTGCAGCTGACTGCAGCCCATGAGCAGGTCTACTCGGGAACGATTTCCAAAGCGGTCAACGAAATTGAGCGCGGCGACATTCTGTTGCCCGTAACTGAACACTCATCTACCATTGTTCTCAAACGTGCGGAAACCCCTCTGGAGGGCTGTATTATTGCCGCCAACCCAGAAAAAATGGCCTTGGGTCAACGCGATATTTTCTACATCGACCTCGGCACTACTGACGGCCTTGAGGTCGGCAACATGATGACCATTGTCCGCCCCCGCCAGGCCACAGAGCTGGCCCTGCAGGATCGCAACATTGTTCTCCCCGACACCCTGCTTGGTCGCGCCCTGGTGGTGAAGACCGATGCTGAATCATCTGCAGCAGTGATTCTCAAGTCCGCTGAACCGATCTATCGCGGTGACTTGGTTTACACTGAGATGGAATAG